One part of the Rutidosis leptorrhynchoides isolate AG116_Rl617_1_P2 chromosome 1, CSIRO_AGI_Rlap_v1, whole genome shotgun sequence genome encodes these proteins:
- the LOC139871992 gene encoding uncharacterized protein isoform X1 has product MNVMFIGKFSNLYYFFGLFAYNADMSNEYTRFSDVMRQTEVCSRTSIKQVFLSLDYYRWRTIFLTVPSLLSYGRACIFGQPRYLYCKKYSIVTLISEIIRFQVSLEL; this is encoded by the exons ATGAATGTTATGTTTATTGGGAAATTTAGTAACTTATATTACTTTTTTGGGCTATTTGCCTATAATGCGGACATGAGTAATGAATATACTCGATTTTCAGATGTGATGCGACAAACAG AGGTATGCTCAAGAACATCAATTAAACAAGTATTTCTGTCTCTTGATTATT atcGTTGGAGAACAATTTTCTTAACGGTTCCATCTCTGCTGAGCTATGGCAGAGCATGTATTTTTGGGCAACCTCGATACTTGTACTGTAAGAAATACAGCATAGTAACAT TGATATCTGAAATAATACGTTTTCAAGTATCATTGGAGCTTTGA
- the LOC139871992 gene encoding uncharacterized protein isoform X2 — protein sequence MNVMFIGKFSNLYYFFGLFAYNADMSNEYTRFSDVMRQTEVCSRTSIKQVFLSLDYYRWRTIFLTVPSLLSYGRACIFGQPRYLYLISEIIRFQVSLEL from the exons ATGAATGTTATGTTTATTGGGAAATTTAGTAACTTATATTACTTTTTTGGGCTATTTGCCTATAATGCGGACATGAGTAATGAATATACTCGATTTTCAGATGTGATGCGACAAACAG AGGTATGCTCAAGAACATCAATTAAACAAGTATTTCTGTCTCTTGATTATT atcGTTGGAGAACAATTTTCTTAACGGTTCCATCTCTGCTGAGCTATGGCAGAGCATGTATTTTTGGGCAACCTCGATACTTGTACT TGATATCTGAAATAATACGTTTTCAAGTATCATTGGAGCTTTGA